The Verrucomicrobium spinosum DSM 4136 = JCM 18804 DNA segment GCCTGCATAGGCCTGCGCCAGGGGCTGTGCTCCCGGTGGCAGGTCGTTTCCGGAGAACCACGATGCGTGGTCCAACTGAGCTGCATCCAGCCCCAGAGATTCGGCCAGGGCACGATTCAGGATCACCAGCTTCGGCTGCCGCACCGGCGTGGGCTGGAAGGCGACGTGAAAGGCCTCGGGAAGTTGGGCATACGAATGTTCCAGGTGCCAACCGGCGGTCAAAGAGCGGGTGGAGGAGGCGGATTCGGGGCTGGGCATTGATCGGAGGAGGGGGCAGGATTGGGCGGCGGCAAGCGTGCTGTACGCGAGAGAACTTACGCCGCCAATGGATAAGCGGGGACTGCCGATGGCGTCGGGCCGGATAGAGGCCCCTGAGATGGTCCGTTTGTAGCACGGTGCTCTTTCTGAAGCTCAAGATGACTGTTTCCGAGATTTTTCAACGTGGCATGAAGGCCAGGCTCCTGCTCAGTGTAGGCCTGGCGATGTCATGGGCTTTTCCGTGTGCCGGGCAGGAGATCGCCTCCGCGACCCCGGCAGGGGCAGGTGCGGGGGCTCCTGCTGCCAAGGCTCAAACAACTGCCCCTGCGCCAACGCCCAAGCCTGTCTCCGCGCTCGCTCCCGCTCTGTCGGCAGAGGATGCGGAACTGGTGGCGCTCCAGGCCGAGATCAAAAAGTCGTTCCGCGAGAGCGTCACGCCTTTCGTCAAAAACTACTGCCAGCAATGCCACGGGAACCGCCGTTCCAAAGGAGGCATCAATCTTGAGGTTGCCTTGAGGAATCCCGGCGGAGTGGCGTTTAGCAAGCACTGGAAGGCGGCCATCGCCACGGTGAACAGCAAGGACATGCCGCCAGATGATGAAGACGCCTTGCCGAGCGATGCCGAGCGGCAGGCCTTCGTGGACTGGATTGCCAAGCTGAAATTCCTCAGCCCCAAGGACCCCGGACCCTTTGTGATCCGCCGCCTCACGAAGGTGGAGTACGGCAACACGCTGCGGGATCTCTATGGCGTGGATCCGGCCATCGCCCATGCGCTGCCGGATGAAGTGTTCGGCGAGGGGTATATGAACACCCTCTCACCGCTCCATCTGGAGGAATACCTTGGGATCGCCAACGAGGTGCTGGACAAGGTGCTCGCGCCTCTGGACGCGCCGCCTACGGAGATGCAAAAGCGCCTCTTTGGCGATGCTCCGGCACCAGGGGCGGACCCGCGCGCCGCTGCGCGGAACGTGGCGCGCTCGCTGGCTCGCAACGCCTTCCGCCGCCCGCCCACCGAGGCAGAGCTGGACACGCTGGTGGCCGTGTTTGATCTGGCCACGCAGAACAAGCTGGCTTACCCCGCCGCGTTGCGCCTCATGTACAAGGCGGTGCTGGTGTCTCCCCAGTTCCTCTTCATCACCCCGGCGACAGAGGCCCCGGCGGGGAGCAAGATCGTGCCGCTGGATGATCACCAGCTCGCCTCCCGTCTCTCCTACTTGCTGTGGGCCACCATGCCGGATGCGGAGCTCATGGAGCTGGCAGACAGTGGTAAACTCCACGAACCCGCCGTGCTCAAGGGGCAGGTGAAGCGCCTCCTGCTGGATCGCCGGTCGCGGGCCCTGTTCGATGGATTCGGTGCCCAATGGCTGCAGCTTGGGGAGCTGGAGAGCAAAACCTTCGACACCACGAAGTTCCCGCTGATGACGGGTGAACTACGGGCCGCCATGTATGATGAGGCCCGTCTCTTCTTCGAGAGCGTGGTGCGGGAGAATCGCAGCGTGGTCAGCCTGGTGGACAGTGACTACACCTTCCTCAACGGCACTCTGGCCAAGCTGTACGGCATGGAGAAGACCGTCACCGGGCCGGAGATGCGCAAGGTGAAGCTGACGGATGCAAACCGCGGCGGCATCCTGGGCATGCCCGGCGTGCTGGCCACCACTTCATTCCCCAACCGCACCAGCCCGGTGAAGCGCGGCGTGTGGGTGCTGGAGCAGGTGCTTGGGCAGCATGTACCACCCGCTCCGCCCAATGTGCCGGCCCTGGAGAAGCAGGACCAAAAAGCGGTGGCCAACATGACGCTGCGTCAGCGCACGGAGATGCACCTGACCAACTCCGTGTGCGCGAACTGCCACAAGGTGCTGGACCCCATTGGATTCGGCCTGGAGAACTTCGACGCC contains these protein-coding regions:
- a CDS encoding DUF1592 domain-containing protein yields the protein MKARLLLSVGLAMSWAFPCAGQEIASATPAGAGAGAPAAKAQTTAPAPTPKPVSALAPALSAEDAELVALQAEIKKSFRESVTPFVKNYCQQCHGNRRSKGGINLEVALRNPGGVAFSKHWKAAIATVNSKDMPPDDEDALPSDAERQAFVDWIAKLKFLSPKDPGPFVIRRLTKVEYGNTLRDLYGVDPAIAHALPDEVFGEGYMNTLSPLHLEEYLGIANEVLDKVLAPLDAPPTEMQKRLFGDAPAPGADPRAAARNVARSLARNAFRRPPTEAELDTLVAVFDLATQNKLAYPAALRLMYKAVLVSPQFLFITPATEAPAGSKIVPLDDHQLASRLSYLLWATMPDAELMELADSGKLHEPAVLKGQVKRLLLDRRSRALFDGFGAQWLQLGELESKTFDTTKFPLMTGELRAAMYDEARLFFESVVRENRSVVSLVDSDYTFLNGTLAKLYGMEKTVTGPEMRKVKLTDANRGGILGMPGVLATTSFPNRTSPVKRGVWVLEQVLGQHVPPAPPNVPALEKQDQKAVANMTLRQRTEMHLTNSVCANCHKVLDPIGFGLENFDAIGRWRDQDDTGGAIDAAGELPGGKRFTTPKELKGIIAARTDDLARNLTEKLLAYALCRQIEGYDDIVVDRLMETIAKDGYRMQTLITEVVTSYPFLNRRVQN